The DNA sequence gtccaatagaatattattatcatccactatagtataataatatttattgtccgtccaatcccaaattacgagtaatctctttaatttattatttctcgtgtttaagatataaacatccattaattaatttaagtctgttatttgactttaattaattaatatctttttccaagagttttctaattcaaaatctttatttattattctggaataaattccaaccggccaggtttctgaataataaaacctttttcgaacacctcttgaggatattatcaaactggactcaTCCAACACatgattcattgcaataacaatactagcactttaagacattgatcaccattacccaagatatcaggattcttggattgctAAAATttgcaccatttgataaatcaaagtagtgcataatcaatatcgtatgctcaatgttatatcaacaatgattaagaaataacaatcaccgagacctcatctttcagtaaatagcaagaaagacttatctcaactgttagatccttcagtgctataccacaccagtgtcgtttatttcctaaggtaaggaaacatacggactgacactgcaacctttcgcgataggtagccaaagcttatctaggttgtgaaattctatttctctccTACAAAGGACCGACTGCGTCACCTTCTGTAAAACAtcgttcacgaccagtctactatgCAGAAGAATCAgacttgtttgcttcttatacatttaaatgtttgagaaacatcttataaatgcacaaacaaACACCAATGCGATcaaattacttcttctcgcctTAGATTAAaggtggattgtagagtttattgtatacaagcaattttATCCGCgcaacatgctcgaaatatgcttttcagtataccaatcctaacagaaaataattctaataattACCCTTATGCATCAagttatttacaatttatacaaccatcaaaacaataataataatgcggttctcactatccactaacactactttactACACGTAGGCCTGCTTATTcagtcggttccggttctaactGGACCAGTTGACCGGTTAAccagtttcaatttttgataaatcttagaaccggaaccgggaccagaaccgatcggttccggttaGAAACCGGCGGGTTAAGAACCGGttggttccggttcggaaccggaatcgatgtgtaattttaatacgaatttatttattattttaaataattcaatactaataaaataataatccaacatccataaatataacaaataatacctaaaaatttaaataaatacacaaaatatacaaatcaacaatataataatatacatatatgggTAAGAGTGATGCCAAGTCTAGTAGGTCGGACTAGTTTATGTTTgcaattcttttataaaaaatgagttctaaaatttaacatttttttaaaggagttttaaaattgaattccttttttttgctaataaatattcaatggaatctccaatactaattgatcttgttgtgactttttggtttaaaaCGGAACAGTTAATAAATCATTCacaaatatgttaaaaatcttatattaaatgaattattacataaatttgttataaagttaaatttgtatcatatgaaatgatactGTATTTGTATagttcttttggaaattaaaaacaaagttATGATGTTCTACTCATAGTAGTTActagttcataaaaaatggatcgGGGAAATAATTGTAAATTCAAAGTATCAcggtttaaacattttaatactTCAGAAACCATATCTCGCAAATATAACAATGTTTAAATCTTAAAATCACTCGatgtttcaaattaatttattccaattcaatattaattcGATTAAGttagatttattattatattaaattataaaaaataaaaaaaaattgattagtaATCCGATTCCAATTAGGAACCGGAATTggttttatataaaaagttggATTCCCGGTTCATCAATTAGAGAATCTCCAATGGCTTTAGGccagccacaggctagcccttctctctccctgccacgtcatcagcactaaaattccacctgccacatcatcattttaagcaaataggctagccataataaaaataattcaatttacgaaattaaatttatgataaattacggaaataaatttacgagacatatacgggaaaattcattaatttcatttaaataaaaaaaaggtacattgattaaaaaaaattacattaaataaaaaaaattacataataaaaaaaattcgggcttccacacacgagccacgcCTCTCTCTAACTCCTCGTCTCCGCCGTtgccgccgccacccgggaCCTCCacatctgagcccgcgtctgAGCCCCCCAACTGTGCCCTCGTGGCATCCCAATCGacccgcatgctctcgagcatcgagtgaagaaacctcttctccaaGGGGTCAGTCCGTGTCCCCCTTGGCGATCCCTGCATCCCGGGCTGCACCCCCCCTGCCATACcggcatcatccccatcatctgctgTATCATCTGCGGCATACCTCTCCACCCCGACCTTGCCTGCCCCCCGCCCGATATCGCCTGCCCGCCCATCTGCCCCCATCCAGACTCCACGGTTACCGTGGGAGTCTGAGATCCGCTCGTCGCCGGCGTAGActggttgttgttgttgtccatctctcgatgttgctcttgtacagaaatttagatagagagaactcgttaaaacaagtggtgcaaatgaaaatgacgtgaaaatcacgaatatagtgtttcaaaaattaaaataataataataataataataaattgcgctggccgatcgctcgccgaTCGCCAGTTTGCAATAGCGGCCAACGCCTTCAAATCGGCGTGCGCTCGCTTAATGGCTAGCCGATTCGGTGCTCGCCGATCGCTAGTtcggctagccgctattggagatgctcttgaTCAGCCACATCCGATTCCGCTTTCTTAACTGAAACTAGGAAGCCGTTTAAGCTTATAAGCATCCTTGTCTAGAggcttattttaccaattttgtctttaGTCTCGTCCCATATCATGGgcgcatatttttatgagattgggaggttttatttacattaattagtgaaatttTAGTCGTTTGTAATTTTCAGCGAAAGCAAATTATGGCGTAATTAAGGGAATGATGAGGAAGCATGGCAATGGGGCCGTTGAGGGTCCCCTTGCTGCGCTTGTGGTTACAATTTCACCCCCAATCTTCTCAACTCTCCACCCCTGCCTCGATTTCTCTCTCGTAGCTCTCTCTCATTGCTGATTCCAACTCAGGTTGGTTAGTATATCCCTTTCCATTTTACTTGTCCAATCACAGTATAATGTTCACTAGTTTGTTTCCGTGCGCGGGCATTTACTTCGCTTGAATTAGGGCTTTTATTGTCTGTGAAATTATGGAAAGGTTTGGGTATTCAGGGATCAGTTTTACTGCTTCTAAATGAATTCAATGCTATACTTTTCAAAGGCTTTGATTGCTGTGTGAGTATAAATGAAACTCAATTTTAGCTTATGATGGAATTTTGCACCTAACATCAACTCATGCTACTCTTGATCAACAACTGAGGTTTCTATGTTAAAAGGATTTAAGCAGTGTTAGTTTCAGCAAGAACAATGTACATGAGAAGAAGTTGATCTACATTAACTAGCAATATCAGTCGTGATACTTAAATGTGAGGATCATCTGTATGAGATATCATACAAAAATTTACTTGATGACTGATGTCTGCCTTGTATCTCTACAGCCTCAAATTCTGGGGAAAATCTCTAGCTCAGACTGTCTGCTTTCTGCATTCATCATTTATTCATCTCTTCATCTTAAGACTAGCTGCAATAGGAGCATTGAGTTGAATCCATGGCTAAAGTAAATGGTGTTGTTTATTCATCTGCGAGATCACCGCAGCACACTAAGTGTATCATAAGCAAGGAGCAAATCATCGTAGACAGGGAACAGGACATCTATCGCTGCCTAACTTGATATTCAGTTCAAAGCGATTCTGGCCATTAGGTCGAAAGTTAAATGTATGTATTGGACAGCGAGGATTTTCTTTGGTATGCCAATCAACAGAAACACAAAATACAGAATCAAAAGAGCATGGGAGGAGCCATCGTGATGGTTCAGTTATATCCAGGTATACATTGCTTTGTTTGAGAATGATAAATCATCTACTCCGTGACGCAACATGATTCTCGATAACCACCTGCTATTTGGGATTTCAATCTCTTCACTGAGCTTTTTCTGATAAAATTAAGTATGAATTTTACATTTCAATTGAGTAGTGGAGCATTTAGTTGTCTTCTCATAGCTATGGTTACATTACATTTTAGACGAATGTCCTTTGtcgtaatattttaaaatctgaTCAGTGGTAGTAAACATCATATACCACATCATTGTGCACcataatattttgtataatcAGGATTTTCTGATAAACCAAGCTGTTCTGGAGGttaattttaatagtttaTGCTTTTGTTTGCATAGATCTCAAGGTGGAGATGAGAATCCCACAGAGACTGGAAAAACCATCTCATCTAGTCAAGGATTAGCTGAAGCATGCAAATATGTCTCAACTGCAAAATATGTCTAATTTTTAAGCACTAGGCTATCTCTTTTAAGTTTCTATAGCTTCAACAGTTTCAAGAATCAATCCAGATGAACAATCTTCATGTCCGCTCTGTAATACCacctataaattataatttacatttCAGGGGCATAATGAAGTTGGATGCTCGTGCACGACAAGATGTTGCCTTTCTTGGTTCAGAGTTCCTCAAACTTGATGGTAAGCATTTCTCAGCAACAATATTGGAGTGGCATAAAGACTTAGGTTCAAGTGTTTGTAATTATACATCAGAAATAAACTAGGAGTACTTCTTAATATGCATGCATAAGGACTTAACTTATATGCTACTTTTATCtacattttacttttagaCACATATccaatcatatgaacacaaccATGAAAATCAACATTTACAGATGCAACTACTTTAGTGAGTTTGGGAAAAGCTAAAAGATGTATATGATGCTGAACTCAGTTATGCTTGATCAAGCAATAACCACGTTTGTTATGTGGTAGCACGTGCTAGGGAAGACACAGAGAAAATTGATAATGATGTAAAGAAAAGAGCTGAAAGGCTTCATCATGGTGCTACAGTAAGAAATCTCCATCCCCCAATCCCCGTCTattcctaaaatataaaataaagaagatcTCTAAATCAACCTCTTCTGGTTACTATGTGCAGATTCTGAGAAAATTAGCTGAATCAAGATTAAAAAGTGCTGCTGACAAACACTGGAGTGATGGTGCTTTGGAGGTCAGTATGGTGCTTAAGCTGCCTTATAGAGCTTTTCAATCAGTCAGAACATCTTTATCTTGATTCTTGAGTTGCATGTTTGATTTCCTATTAAAACATGGTTTCGTTTGTTGTTTATTCTTTTCTCCCCTGTTTTCTAGTGGGTTGAATGCCTTTAACTAAATGGCCAACATACTAAGAGGCTTCTAACTGATATTGGAACTTTGAATGATGATCGGAAGTCTTCTGTTTGGTGAAATAGCCTTTTTGTAATCTTGTTCAGGCTGATTTAAAGCGAGCTGACTTTGCTGCCAAACGATGTGCTATGGAAGATTCTCTGATGGCGTTGGAGGtatatttatcataaaagtttgttttatttgtagttttcaCAACTTCAGTTGCCCTTCTACTGGAAATACATGTcctttacttttatattattatttgaggATTCAAATATTCTGTTTGTTGGAATTGCAGTTTCTCAAAAACATTCATGATATGATGGTGAGCAAAATGCAGAGATCGTGAGTTTCTAACAACAGTATACCTTCCTCATTGTTCAAGATATATGAATACTTCCTGACTAAAAAATATGATCCATGCAGGAAAAGTGATCCTACAGATGCTGCGGATGCCAGAAGGCATGTAACACTTGAAAAGAACGGGAAAACTCTTGAGTTTCTCCCAGGGGAGGTATCTATAGATCGTATTGATGCCATTCAGGTTAGTGTAGACAACATTTGTGCATACCTTCTATCAGGTAAGAAATATCCTTATGCCGACTTTCTTTAACTCAGGAAGCTTATGAGAGCATGGCTGTTGCGCTTTCTGTAGCTGATGGAATTGACTATACCGATCCTGAAGAGGTCTGATTCAATTGAATACAGCTTAGTAGATTCTCAATTCCCAATTCTTTTCCTATAACTTATTCTCTGTTTGGAGCAGTTGGAGTTGCTTGTGGCAGCTCTTATTGATCTAGATGCAATGGATGGAAAAAGCAGTGTATCTCTATTGGCAGAGTGCTCGAGCTCTCCTGATGTCAGCACCAGGTATCTGCTACCAGTCCCTTCTTCATTCCTCTATTATATCTAGTTCATCGACTAACATTAAACATTGATATTGTGAACTATATGCGAGTCAGTTTTTCCCGTTAGCTCCACACATGTGCATTGGTGCATGATCTTagaatttcttctctttcaattttatgtatCTTCAATGAGCAGGAGAGCTCTAGCAAATGCATTATCAACAGCTCCATCAATGTGGACTCTAGGAAATGCTGGCATGGGAGCTCTGCAGGTAGTTCTTAGTCACTCTCTTGAGACCATTCTCCCTCTGAAGTACAAAGCTTAACGCGCATTACATACTTGCAGAGGCTGGCCGAAGATAGCAATCCTGCAATCGCGGCAGCTGCAGCTAAAACCATCTATGAATTGAAGAGGCAGTGGGAAATAGAGGAAGGTGATAGCTGGAGGTTCATGATGAATCAAGATACCCAAGTAAATAATacagatgatgatgatgatgatgatgagagtGAAACTGGTTAAGaatccattttcatttgtaatcTCTGGCCTATATCATTGGTTCTCTTTAAGAAATTTTGATAATGCTCAttcaaatcttgattttgtatcattttgtaaaataaagtgagttaagtaatgCCAATTTAGTGCCCTCAGTTTGTAGGGATGAGGATCCTCTTCTGTGCCCTACTAGTGTTGGTCAAGATACGGGCttgaaaaattcattttcgAGAAACGGTGAGAAACAACGTCGTTTGACCGGAACAGAAGTAGGTGATTCATATCCAGTTCATGTTACTATAAGCGAAAAAATGTTGAAGGATTGTTGAACAATAAGAAGTGCTATTATCAATATATGTGTTAAGCTTTGCTTGATGGTGTGGAACATCTCATGACTCAAGGGAAGTATAGCTTGAGGCTAGACataaatggagtagtattgGTGGGCCTGGAAATAAAagctctttaatttattatactagtaattaacTGTTTTCTAAGAAATGATTAGTACAATACACAATACAATTTCAGTGGTAATTGATGTACTACCTCCGTCATACTGTcacatttacttttctgcacttgttttgtaaaaataatagtacttcTTACGTCCGACATTAAAAGTCCCGATTGACCATTTTCATCCATTCGGCGTTAGGAGTCCCTGTTAGACATTTccataaaaagtgaaataaaaatattaaaacaacaCACTAAAAAGCACAAGCAAAAACATATCcaaagaataatgtaaagaaCCGTCTTCTCTatcttattctctct is a window from the Salvia hispanica cultivar TCC Black 2014 chromosome 1, UniMelb_Shisp_WGS_1.0, whole genome shotgun sequence genome containing:
- the LOC125214630 gene encoding senescence-associated protein AAF, chlorolplastic-like, coding for MKLDARARQDVAFLGSEFLKLDARAREDTEKIDNDVKKRAERLHHGATILRKLAESRLKSAADKHWSDGALEADLKRADFAAKRCAMEDSLMALEFLKNIHDMMVSKMQRSKSDPTDAADARRHVTLEKNGKTLEFLPGEVSIDRIDAIQEAYESMAVALSVADGIDYTDPEELELLVAALIDLDAMDGKSSVSLLAECSSSPDVSTRRALANALSTAPSMWTLGNAGMGALQRLAEDSNPAIAAAAAKTIYELKRQWEIEEGDSWRFMMNQDTQVNNTDDDDDDDESETG